From the Amycolatopsis thermoflava N1165 genome, one window contains:
- a CDS encoding YbaB/EbfC family nucleoid-associated protein has protein sequence MSEFAQQLLRRIEAIDTAAADNRRRAQAYEQMAGELKDVTAEAVSPDGAVRVVAGAGGEVKAVTFGERVRDLPPAALSAAVMHTLAVARAAAARQQAEVVRRGLGDTELLDRVLDADENTFGDQRPKHPGPAPVFVPPREEEPLETADQLFEERPAVPPPPPPAPTPVPPRAPAAHRRPPAQDDEPFEETDLFADGSSR, from the coding sequence GTGAGCGAGTTCGCCCAGCAGTTGCTGCGCCGGATCGAGGCCATCGACACCGCGGCGGCCGACAACCGCCGCCGCGCCCAGGCCTACGAGCAGATGGCCGGGGAACTGAAGGACGTGACCGCGGAGGCGGTCTCGCCGGACGGCGCCGTCCGGGTCGTCGCGGGCGCGGGCGGCGAGGTCAAGGCGGTGACCTTCGGCGAACGCGTCCGCGACCTGCCGCCGGCCGCGCTGTCCGCGGCGGTGATGCACACCCTCGCGGTCGCGCGGGCCGCCGCGGCCAGGCAGCAGGCCGAGGTCGTGCGCCGGGGCCTCGGCGACACCGAGCTGCTGGACCGCGTGCTCGACGCGGACGAGAACACGTTCGGCGACCAGCGGCCGAAACACCCCGGTCCGGCTCCCGTGTTCGTCCCACCTCGCGAAGAGGAACCGCTGGAGACCGCCGACCAGCTCTTCGAGGAGCGCCCGGCTGTTCCGCCGCCACCGCCTCCCGCCCCGACGCCGGTGCCGCCTCGTGCGCCCGCGGCGCACCGGCGGCCGCCCGCGCAGGACGACGAGCCGTTCGAGGAGACCGACCTGTTCGCGGACGGTTCGAGCCGGTGA
- the ftsY gene encoding signal recognition particle-docking protein FtsY: protein MAENLWFWIILVVVVLLAILLITGLVFARRRRISLTEAEPERETKPPRGGNYQAGGGIALAPGGQKTETAEPPEHPAGERTEVDGQPGVGDDASVPRDSPRRGIVDVGLPEAEAPAPPAQVPATPEVPATPEVPAAREPEKVAVAVEEPEPVSGRIERLRGRLSKSRSMFGQSLLGLLGAGDLDEDSWQDVEDTLLMADLGAATTTEIVETLRTELTARAVRTSAEARTVLKTVLTNALHPDWDRSVRALAHTVDGTKQPAVVLVAGVNGTGKTTTTGKLARVLVAQGSEVLLGAADTFRAAAAEQLQTWSERVGAEVVRGKEGADPASVAFDAVKRGVDAGVDAVLIDTAGRLHTKTGLMDELGKVKRVVEKQAKVDEVLLVLDATTGQNGLMQARVFREVVNVTGIVLTKLDGTAKGGIVFQVQRELGVPVKLVGLGEGPDDLAPFEPAAFVDALLG, encoded by the coding sequence GTGGCGGAAAACCTCTGGTTCTGGATCATCCTGGTGGTCGTCGTCCTGCTGGCGATCCTCCTCATCACCGGTCTGGTCTTCGCCCGCAGGCGGCGGATCAGCCTGACCGAGGCGGAGCCGGAGCGGGAGACCAAGCCCCCGAGAGGCGGGAACTACCAGGCCGGCGGCGGCATCGCCCTGGCGCCTGGTGGTCAGAAGACGGAGACGGCCGAACCGCCCGAGCACCCCGCGGGTGAGCGCACCGAGGTGGACGGGCAGCCGGGTGTCGGCGACGACGCCTCCGTGCCCCGCGACTCGCCCCGCCGGGGCATCGTCGACGTGGGCCTCCCGGAGGCCGAGGCGCCCGCGCCGCCGGCGCAGGTCCCGGCCACACCCGAGGTGCCTGCGACGCCCGAGGTACCTGCCGCGCGTGAGCCGGAGAAGGTCGCGGTCGCGGTCGAGGAGCCGGAGCCGGTCTCCGGGCGGATCGAGCGGCTGCGCGGGCGGCTGTCGAAGTCCCGGTCGATGTTCGGGCAGAGCCTGCTCGGCCTGCTCGGCGCCGGTGACCTGGACGAGGACTCGTGGCAGGACGTCGAGGACACCCTGCTGATGGCGGACCTCGGAGCGGCCACGACGACGGAGATCGTGGAGACGCTGCGGACCGAGTTGACCGCGCGGGCGGTGCGGACGTCCGCGGAGGCGCGCACGGTGCTCAAGACCGTGCTGACCAACGCGCTGCACCCGGACTGGGACCGCTCGGTGCGGGCGCTCGCGCACACCGTGGACGGGACGAAGCAGCCGGCCGTCGTGCTGGTCGCGGGTGTCAACGGCACCGGCAAGACCACGACGACGGGCAAGCTCGCGCGGGTGCTGGTCGCGCAGGGCAGCGAGGTGCTGCTGGGCGCCGCGGACACCTTCCGCGCGGCGGCGGCCGAGCAGCTGCAGACCTGGTCGGAGCGGGTCGGGGCCGAGGTCGTGCGCGGCAAGGAGGGCGCCGACCCGGCGTCCGTGGCGTTCGACGCGGTCAAGCGGGGCGTGGACGCCGGGGTCGACGCGGTGCTGATCGACACGGCGGGCCGCCTGCACACGAAGACCGGCTTGATGGACGAGCTCGGCAAGGTCAAGCGGGTCGTCGAGAAGCAGGCCAAGGTCGACGAGGTGCTGCTGGTCCTCGACGCCACGACCGGCCAGAACGGGCTGATGCAGGCCCGCGTGTTCCGGGAGGTCGTGAACGTCACCGGGATCGTGCTGACCAAGCTCGACGGCACCGCCAAGGGCGGCATCGTGTTCCAGGTCCAGCGGGAACTCGGGGTGCCCGTGAAGCTCGTCGGACTGGGCGAAGGGCCGGACGACCTGGCGCCCTTCGAGCCGGCCGCCTTCGTGGACGCCCTGCTCGGATGA
- the aceB gene encoding malate synthase A → MADVQVLGGSVERGDEILTREALDFLAGLHENFAARRDELLAARAKRREEAKRTGRLDFLPETKEIREGDWRVAEAPPALRDRRVEITGPTDRKMTINALNSGAKVWLADFEDANTPHWHNVVGGQVNLYDAIRGTIELDSNGKHYELRKDIELATIVVRPRGWHLDEHNLTFGGRKGVGALVDFGLYFFHNAKELLERGKGPYFYLPKMESHLEARLWNDVFTHAEKTLGIEHGTVRATVLIETIPAAFEMEEILYELREHASGLNAGRWDYLFSVIKYFRDAGEKFVLPDRNSVTMTAPFMRAYTELLVRTCHKRGAFAIGGMAAFIPSKDPEVNENASKKVHADKAREANDGFDGSWVAHPGMVELCKEEFDKVLGDKPNQLDRLREDVSVTADQLLDVASTEGGATEAGLRGAVDVGVRYIASWLGGNGAAGIHNLMEDAATAEISRSQIWQWVQNGTQLDNGQKVTRDLVKSVLDDVRKELDGQVPADLLAPAVEIFEEVALADEFVDFLTLPAYERIK, encoded by the coding sequence ATGGCTGACGTCCAGGTGCTCGGTGGCTCCGTCGAGCGAGGCGACGAGATCCTGACCCGGGAAGCGCTGGACTTCCTGGCCGGGCTGCACGAGAACTTCGCGGCTCGCCGTGACGAGCTGCTCGCCGCCCGCGCGAAGCGGCGCGAGGAGGCCAAGCGCACCGGGCGCCTGGACTTCCTCCCCGAGACCAAGGAGATCCGCGAGGGCGACTGGCGAGTGGCCGAGGCGCCGCCCGCCCTGCGCGACCGCCGCGTGGAGATCACCGGCCCGACCGACCGCAAGATGACGATCAACGCCCTCAATTCGGGCGCCAAGGTGTGGCTGGCCGACTTCGAGGACGCCAACACCCCGCACTGGCACAACGTCGTCGGCGGCCAGGTCAACCTGTACGACGCGATCCGCGGCACCATCGAGCTCGACTCCAACGGCAAGCACTACGAGCTGCGCAAGGACATCGAGCTGGCGACCATCGTGGTCCGCCCGCGCGGCTGGCACCTCGACGAGCACAACCTGACCTTCGGCGGCCGCAAGGGTGTCGGCGCGCTGGTCGACTTCGGGCTCTACTTCTTCCACAACGCGAAGGAGCTGCTCGAGCGCGGCAAGGGCCCGTACTTCTACCTGCCGAAGATGGAGAGCCACCTCGAGGCCCGGCTGTGGAACGACGTCTTCACCCACGCGGAGAAGACCCTGGGCATCGAGCACGGCACCGTCCGCGCCACCGTCCTGATCGAGACCATCCCGGCCGCGTTCGAGATGGAGGAGATCCTCTACGAGCTGCGCGAGCACGCCTCCGGCCTCAACGCGGGCCGCTGGGACTACCTGTTCAGCGTCATCAAGTACTTCCGCGACGCGGGCGAGAAGTTCGTGCTGCCGGACCGCAACAGCGTCACCATGACCGCGCCGTTCATGCGCGCCTACACCGAGCTGCTGGTGCGCACCTGCCACAAGCGCGGCGCGTTCGCGATCGGCGGCATGGCCGCGTTCATCCCGAGCAAGGACCCCGAGGTCAACGAGAACGCCTCGAAGAAGGTCCACGCCGACAAGGCCCGCGAGGCCAATGACGGCTTCGACGGCTCGTGGGTCGCGCACCCGGGCATGGTCGAGCTGTGCAAGGAGGAGTTCGACAAGGTCCTCGGCGACAAGCCGAACCAGCTCGACCGGCTGCGTGAGGACGTGTCGGTGACCGCCGACCAGCTCCTCGACGTCGCGAGCACCGAGGGCGGCGCGACCGAGGCCGGCCTGCGTGGCGCGGTCGACGTCGGCGTCCGCTACATCGCGTCGTGGCTGGGCGGCAACGGCGCGGCGGGCATCCACAACCTGATGGAGGACGCCGCGACCGCGGAGATCTCGCGCTCGCAGATCTGGCAGTGGGTGCAGAACGGCACCCAGCTCGACAACGGCCAGAAGGTCACCCGCGACCTGGTCAAGTCGGTGCTGGACGACGTGCGCAAGGAGCTCGACGGCCAGGTCCCGGCCGACCTGCTCGCCCCGGCGGTCGAGATCTTCGAGGAGGTCGCGCTCGCCGACGAGTTCGTCGACTTCCTGACCCTGCCCGCCTACGAGCGGATCAAGTAA
- a CDS encoding putative T7SS-secreted protein produces MAAGLGETTNPRELIPGEPELIAGDLRDLVAGIQQIGTTGDGLAGIAPAQWSGAAADAFREAFGAEPPKWIETAALLGQGGQALADFGDALTWAQSEAQRAIEMYTEAQAASRAAATQYDAQAAQAQAVGQALAPFQDPGEALAREAQSVLDFARAHVSQIGDSVAAAFGFEPDGDGGYRKELGEKSHEPGRQKGFEWGSQSDGMLSDRIDETLEALGFDLSDETFSASASGELVGGSLDGSFGAGALSGSGKLEGSLFGASAGVSGSVNALGVTAAANAEAWLAKGSAEGQVKLGEHAGASGHAEASVGVRAEAEGSASLTGVRGSLGGSAGVRAGVAASAEGAGLSAGVHGGLSAGVGAHADGQIGMGDDGKFHLSASLGLTLGIGADVGFDIAIDPQEVVDTVTDVADDVADIATDVGHGLANAADAVADFLF; encoded by the coding sequence ATGGCCGCCGGACTCGGTGAGACGACCAACCCCAGGGAGCTGATCCCGGGCGAGCCGGAGCTGATCGCAGGCGACCTGCGCGACCTGGTCGCCGGCATCCAGCAGATCGGCACCACCGGCGACGGGCTCGCCGGGATCGCCCCCGCGCAGTGGAGCGGTGCGGCCGCCGATGCCTTCCGGGAGGCGTTCGGCGCGGAGCCGCCCAAGTGGATCGAGACCGCGGCGCTCCTCGGCCAGGGCGGTCAGGCGCTCGCGGACTTCGGCGACGCGCTGACCTGGGCGCAGTCCGAAGCGCAGCGCGCCATCGAGATGTACACCGAGGCGCAGGCCGCCTCCCGCGCGGCAGCCACCCAGTACGACGCCCAGGCCGCGCAGGCTCAGGCCGTCGGTCAGGCTCTCGCCCCGTTCCAGGACCCCGGCGAGGCCCTGGCGAGGGAAGCCCAGTCGGTGCTCGACTTCGCCCGCGCCCACGTGAGCCAGATCGGCGATTCCGTCGCGGCGGCCTTCGGTTTCGAGCCCGACGGCGACGGCGGGTACCGCAAGGAGCTCGGCGAGAAGAGCCACGAACCCGGGAGGCAGAAGGGGTTCGAGTGGGGCTCCCAGTCCGACGGGATGCTCAGCGACCGGATCGACGAGACCCTCGAAGCGCTCGGCTTCGACCTCTCGGACGAGACCTTCAGCGCCTCCGCGAGCGGGGAGCTGGTGGGCGGGAGCCTGGACGGCTCTTTCGGCGCCGGTGCGCTGTCGGGATCGGGGAAGCTCGAGGGCTCGCTCTTCGGCGCCAGCGCCGGCGTGTCCGGAAGCGTCAACGCCCTCGGTGTGACCGCGGCGGCGAACGCCGAGGCGTGGCTGGCCAAGGGGTCGGCAGAGGGACAGGTCAAGCTCGGGGAGCACGCCGGCGCTTCCGGGCACGCGGAAGCCTCCGTTGGAGTGCGGGCCGAGGCCGAGGGAAGCGCGAGCCTGACCGGTGTCCGGGGCAGCCTGGGAGGCTCTGCCGGCGTCCGGGCCGGTGTCGCGGCGAGCGCCGAGGGGGCTGGCCTCAGCGCGGGCGTTCACGGCGGGCTCTCGGCCGGGGTCGGTGCGCACGCGGACGGCCAGATCGGGATGGGCGACGACGGCAAGTTCCACCTGAGCGCGTCGCTCGGCCTGACCTTGGGCATCGGCGCGGACGTCGGGTTCGACATCGCGATCGACCCGCAGGAGGTCGTGGACACTGTGACGGACGTGGCCGACGACGTTGCCGACATCGCGACGGACGTCGGGCACGGGCTGGCCAACGCCGCGGACGCGGTCGCGGACTTCCTGTTCTAG
- a CDS encoding sodium:solute symporter, producing the protein MHPVDLAIIVVYLAAMPAIGVLVGRRQRSAADYFIGERSLPWWAVCFSIVATETSTLTVISTPGLIWAASGNYNGLTYLQLPFGYIIGRTLVSFVLLPRYFKGQQTTAYAFLGERFGSAMQGVSSVAFIVTRLLAEGVRLFAGAIPIQVILKHFGLNTSYWQIVVVLTALTVIYALVGGIKAVVWVDVIQLSVYIGGAIIAMIVLAGKLPDGWTSRAADAGIFRLFDFNFDVLHLLTSQYAFVTAVVGGAIFTMASHGTDQLIVQRFLACRSVADGRKALIGSGVAVTVQFALFLFVGAMLWAHNGFRTLPELGVKGDDVFTNFITSELPVGVAGLLIAAILASTMGALASALNALSNSTVADLYQRFTKRQPEDSKLLRHGRIWTLVWAVVFAVFGSLFSNRNNPVIEQGLSITGYTYGAMLGAFFLGMWVKRARQLDAIIAFVVTVAVMAVVVLGVKIPPAPGARPVVLAFPWYTLLGVLITLVVGGALSLRHRTPDTTAAKEPEPV; encoded by the coding sequence ATGCACCCAGTTGACCTGGCGATCATCGTGGTCTACCTGGCCGCGATGCCCGCGATCGGCGTGCTCGTGGGGCGGCGCCAGCGCTCGGCGGCGGACTACTTCATCGGCGAACGCAGCCTGCCGTGGTGGGCGGTGTGCTTCTCGATCGTCGCCACCGAGACCTCCACGCTCACCGTGATCAGCACGCCGGGCCTGATCTGGGCGGCGTCCGGCAACTACAACGGCCTGACCTACCTGCAGCTGCCGTTCGGCTACATCATCGGGCGCACGCTCGTGTCGTTCGTCCTGCTGCCGCGCTACTTCAAGGGACAGCAGACCACCGCGTACGCGTTCCTCGGCGAGCGGTTCGGCTCGGCCATGCAGGGTGTGTCGTCGGTGGCGTTCATCGTGACGCGGCTGCTGGCCGAGGGCGTGCGGCTGTTCGCCGGCGCGATCCCGATCCAGGTCATCCTCAAGCACTTCGGGCTGAACACGTCGTACTGGCAGATCGTGGTGGTGCTGACCGCGCTCACCGTGATCTACGCGCTGGTGGGCGGCATCAAGGCCGTCGTGTGGGTGGACGTGATCCAGCTGTCGGTCTACATCGGCGGCGCGATCATCGCGATGATCGTGCTGGCCGGGAAACTTCCCGACGGGTGGACCTCGCGCGCCGCGGACGCCGGGATCTTCCGGCTGTTCGACTTCAACTTCGACGTCCTGCACCTGCTGACCAGCCAGTACGCGTTCGTCACGGCCGTGGTCGGCGGCGCGATCTTCACCATGGCCTCGCACGGCACGGACCAGCTGATCGTGCAGCGGTTCCTGGCCTGCCGCAGCGTCGCCGACGGCCGCAAGGCGCTGATCGGCAGCGGCGTCGCGGTGACCGTCCAGTTCGCGTTGTTCCTGTTCGTCGGCGCGATGCTGTGGGCGCACAACGGGTTCCGCACCCTGCCCGAGCTGGGCGTGAAGGGCGACGACGTGTTCACCAACTTCATCACCAGCGAACTGCCGGTCGGCGTCGCGGGACTGCTGATCGCCGCGATCCTGGCGTCCACGATGGGCGCGCTCGCCTCGGCGCTCAATGCGTTGTCCAACTCGACGGTCGCCGACCTCTACCAGCGGTTCACCAAGCGGCAGCCGGAGGATTCGAAACTGCTGCGGCACGGCCGGATCTGGACGCTGGTGTGGGCGGTGGTGTTCGCGGTGTTCGGTTCGCTGTTCAGCAACCGGAACAACCCGGTGATCGAGCAGGGCCTGTCGATCACCGGCTACACCTACGGCGCGATGCTGGGCGCGTTCTTCCTCGGCATGTGGGTCAAGCGCGCGCGGCAGCTGGACGCGATCATCGCGTTCGTGGTGACAGTCGCGGTGATGGCGGTCGTGGTGCTGGGGGTGAAGATCCCGCCCGCGCCCGGAGCGAGGCCGGTCGTGCTGGCATTCCCGTGGTATACGCTGCTCGGCGTACTGATCACGCTCGTCGTGGGCGGCGCGCTGTCCCTGCGGCACCGCACTCCGGACACCACGGCCGCGAAGGAACCGGAGCCGGTCTAG
- a CDS encoding type VII secretion target translates to MTGFGAVPDELRQTASTIGDVVSGVAGVAFRAPAGDYGHAGVQAGWTDFLREMEAQLKKLRAKAEEHGESLRVAAGVYLESDDDAGRSLAGIGELIGETGDPLGGMVGGGFAGARVTGSAPASAAGLQGAASGPVEQAGIMSPERARELFPDGGSISSRLNPAEFDADERTY, encoded by the coding sequence ATGACCGGCTTCGGCGCGGTCCCGGACGAACTGCGGCAGACGGCGAGCACCATCGGGGACGTCGTGTCCGGCGTCGCCGGCGTGGCCTTCCGCGCACCGGCCGGCGACTACGGGCACGCCGGCGTGCAGGCGGGCTGGACCGATTTCCTCCGCGAGATGGAGGCGCAGCTGAAGAAGCTGCGCGCCAAGGCCGAGGAGCACGGCGAGAGCCTGCGTGTCGCGGCAGGCGTGTACCTGGAGTCGGACGACGACGCCGGCCGGTCCCTGGCCGGCATCGGCGAGCTGATCGGCGAGACCGGTGACCCGCTCGGCGGCATGGTCGGCGGCGGCTTCGCCGGTGCTCGCGTGACGGGCAGCGCGCCCGCGAGCGCCGCCGGTCTCCAGGGCGCCGCCAGTGGTCCGGTCGAGCAGGCCGGGATCATGAGCCCGGAACGCGCGCGCGAGCTGTTCCCGGACGGCGGCAGCATCTCCAGCCGGCTGAACCCCGCCGAGTTCGACGCCGACGAGCGGACCTACTGA
- a CDS encoding DUF6986 family protein, giving the protein MAGRLTGDVYAGIDARLSEVDARVEARYPGEPSGRQPVHTVYVPAHRYSADLVARWGEQARAVFDACGDALGLDPAVAERVRRKLVTEPIEDLRIDFEDGYGRPGDDAEDEAAVTAGRVLAANPVTPFCGIRFKSFERATRRRGIRTLDLFLSGLLEHGELPAGFVVTLPKVTAVEQVGAAAEVLGHLETAYGLPDGALRFEVQIETAQSIVDGEGRVAVARIVQAAEGRCSGLHYGTYDYSAGLGIAAEHQSMDHPAADFAKAFMQVSAAGTGVRLSDGSTNKLPVGDALVPAWREHLRLVRRSLERGFYQGWDLHPHQLPTRFAATYAFFREGLPAAAARLRDYAAQVDSGVLDEPATARALSGFLLRGLDCGAIDTAEAENLTGLTRARLESYATFRG; this is encoded by the coding sequence GTGGCCGGACGGCTCACCGGGGACGTGTACGCGGGCATCGACGCCCGGCTGTCCGAAGTGGACGCACGGGTCGAGGCGCGCTACCCCGGTGAGCCGTCCGGGCGGCAACCGGTGCACACGGTCTACGTGCCCGCGCACCGGTACTCCGCCGATCTGGTCGCGCGCTGGGGCGAGCAGGCGCGGGCCGTGTTCGACGCGTGCGGCGACGCGCTCGGGCTCGACCCGGCCGTGGCCGAGCGGGTGCGGCGCAAGCTGGTCACCGAACCGATCGAGGACCTGCGCATCGACTTCGAGGACGGCTACGGCCGCCCCGGCGACGACGCCGAGGACGAGGCCGCGGTCACGGCGGGCCGTGTGCTGGCGGCGAACCCGGTCACGCCGTTCTGCGGGATCCGGTTCAAGAGCTTCGAACGGGCGACCCGCCGTCGCGGCATCCGGACGCTCGACCTGTTCCTGTCCGGGCTGCTGGAGCACGGCGAGCTGCCTGCCGGGTTCGTGGTGACGTTGCCGAAGGTGACGGCGGTCGAGCAGGTCGGCGCCGCCGCCGAGGTGCTCGGCCACCTGGAGACGGCCTACGGTCTCCCGGACGGCGCGCTGCGGTTCGAGGTGCAGATCGAAACCGCGCAGTCCATCGTGGACGGTGAAGGCCGCGTCGCGGTGGCCCGGATCGTGCAGGCCGCCGAGGGCCGGTGCAGTGGGCTGCACTACGGCACCTACGACTACAGCGCCGGCCTGGGCATCGCCGCGGAGCACCAGAGCATGGACCACCCGGCGGCGGACTTCGCGAAGGCGTTCATGCAGGTCAGCGCCGCGGGGACGGGTGTGCGCCTGTCTGACGGGTCGACGAACAAACTTCCGGTGGGCGACGCGCTGGTGCCGGCCTGGCGCGAGCATCTGCGGCTGGTGCGACGCTCCCTGGAGCGCGGCTTCTACCAGGGGTGGGACCTGCACCCGCATCAGTTGCCCACCCGCTTCGCCGCGACGTACGCCTTCTTCCGCGAGGGCCTGCCCGCGGCGGCGGCGAGGTTGCGGGACTACGCCGCACAAGTGGACAGCGGCGTGCTCGACGAGCCGGCCACGGCACGGGCGTTGTCCGGTTTCCTGTTGCGCGGCTTGGATTGCGGCGCCATCGACACCGCCGAGGCCGAGAACTTGACCGGCCTCACCCGCGCGCGTTTGGAGAGCTACGCGACCTTCCGCGGCTGA
- a CDS encoding IclR family transcriptional regulator produces MAEEKAGRDGGVQSLRRAFELLERLADTGGEASLSELAATSGLPMPTIHRLIRTLVQLGYVRQNTNRKYALGARLIRLGENASMQFGAWARPLLAELVEATGETANLAVLERDEVVYVSQVPSKHSMRMFTEVGRRVLPHGTGVGKAILSQLPAEDVRALLDRTGMPAYTDHTFTDPDELLAHLAQVAAQGYAVDESEQELGVRCIAVPLTGTPAPAAVSVSGPSGRLTREAVSRIAPLVQATAATLSTHLAESA; encoded by the coding sequence GTGGCCGAGGAGAAGGCAGGACGAGACGGCGGGGTCCAGTCGCTGCGTCGCGCGTTCGAGCTGCTCGAGCGGCTGGCTGACACCGGTGGCGAGGCCAGCCTGTCCGAGCTGGCGGCCACGTCCGGCCTGCCGATGCCGACGATCCACCGCCTGATCCGCACGCTCGTGCAGCTCGGCTACGTGAGGCAGAACACGAACCGGAAGTACGCGCTGGGGGCGCGGCTGATCCGGCTCGGCGAGAACGCGAGCATGCAGTTCGGCGCGTGGGCGCGTCCGCTGCTGGCGGAACTGGTGGAGGCGACCGGCGAGACGGCGAACCTGGCGGTGCTGGAGCGCGACGAGGTGGTGTACGTGTCGCAGGTGCCGTCGAAGCACTCGATGCGGATGTTCACCGAGGTCGGGCGGCGGGTGCTGCCCCACGGGACGGGCGTCGGGAAGGCCATCCTGTCGCAGCTGCCCGCCGAGGACGTCCGCGCGTTGCTGGACCGCACGGGCATGCCCGCGTACACCGACCACACCTTCACGGACCCCGACGAGCTGCTGGCGCACCTCGCCCAGGTGGCGGCGCAGGGCTACGCCGTCGACGAGAGCGAGCAGGAATTGGGAGTGCGGTGCATCGCGGTCCCGCTCACCGGGACACCGGCTCCCGCGGCGGTCTCGGTGTCCGGCCCCTCCGGCCGGCTGACACGCGAGGCGGTCTCGCGGATCGCCCCGCTGGTCCAGGCGACCGCGGCGACGTTGTCGACGCACCTCGCGGAGAGCGCCTGA
- a CDS encoding DUF4333 domain-containing protein, with product MFRAALVVCSALLLAGCTVTVGTTRSLSQETVEQGISDTVLSMVGHRPEAVDCPDPLTAQPGKTARCVLTVGGKRYGVTATVTAVANGGADYHIQVDDQPLENPWFG from the coding sequence ATGTTCCGCGCCGCGCTCGTCGTCTGCTCCGCCCTGCTGCTCGCCGGCTGCACAGTCACCGTCGGGACGACCCGTTCGCTCAGTCAGGAGACCGTCGAGCAGGGGATTTCCGACACGGTCCTCAGCATGGTCGGGCACCGGCCCGAGGCGGTCGATTGCCCGGATCCGCTGACCGCGCAGCCGGGTAAGACCGCTCGCTGCGTGCTCACCGTCGGGGGCAAGCGCTACGGGGTCACCGCGACGGTCACCGCAGTCGCGAACGGCGGCGCCGACTACCACATCCAGGTCGACGACCAGCCCCTCGAAAACCCCTGGTTCGGCTGA
- a CDS encoding anhydro-N-acetylmuramic acid kinase: MRVVGLISGTSVDGIDVALAELTASGDEVVLVPLGHSSVPYPGDLRRELLAALPPSGTTVEQVTRLDTRVGQAFAEAASTLSGTADLVASLGQTVFHWVDGGRARGSLQLGQPAWIAERTGLPVVADLRVRDIAAGGHGAPLASTLDALWLRDLAPAVALNIGGIANVTVVRADGVQAFDTGPGNALLDLAAHQVTGGAQSSDLDGAIAARGQIHEELLRRLLDEPFYAAPPPKSTGKELFHAGYLRAATDGLDVRDEDLLATLTELTAVTIARACADATTVIVSGGGADNPSLMRALARHLPAARLATSDEFGLPRDAKEAYLTALLGWLTWHGVPANLPEATGARGPRLLGSITPGAHPLSMPAPHPVTVTRLRVAAHPDQPIGVPDAPS, encoded by the coding sequence ATGCGCGTCGTCGGGCTCATCTCCGGCACGTCGGTCGACGGGATCGACGTGGCACTGGCCGAGTTGACCGCGTCCGGCGACGAGGTCGTGCTCGTCCCGCTCGGGCACTCGTCGGTCCCCTACCCCGGCGACCTGCGGCGGGAGCTGCTCGCGGCGCTCCCGCCGTCCGGAACCACCGTCGAGCAGGTCACGCGCCTGGACACCAGGGTGGGGCAGGCCTTCGCCGAAGCCGCGAGCACCTTGTCCGGCACCGCGGACCTGGTCGCCTCCCTCGGCCAGACCGTCTTCCACTGGGTCGACGGCGGTCGCGCCCGCGGCTCCCTGCAGCTGGGACAGCCGGCCTGGATCGCGGAACGGACCGGGCTGCCGGTGGTCGCCGACCTGCGTGTCCGGGACATCGCGGCGGGCGGGCACGGCGCTCCCCTGGCCAGCACGCTCGACGCGTTGTGGCTGCGCGACCTGGCCCCGGCCGTCGCGCTGAACATCGGCGGCATCGCCAACGTGACCGTCGTGCGGGCGGACGGCGTGCAGGCCTTCGACACCGGCCCGGGCAATGCCCTGCTCGACCTCGCCGCGCACCAGGTGACCGGCGGCGCCCAGAGCAGCGACCTGGACGGCGCCATCGCCGCCCGCGGGCAGATTCACGAGGAACTGCTCCGCCGCCTCCTCGACGAGCCCTTCTACGCGGCCCCGCCACCGAAGTCGACCGGCAAGGAGCTGTTCCACGCCGGCTACCTGCGTGCCGCGACCGACGGGCTCGACGTCCGCGACGAGGACCTGCTCGCCACCCTCACCGAGCTGACCGCCGTCACCATCGCCCGCGCCTGCGCGGACGCGACCACCGTGATCGTCTCCGGCGGCGGCGCCGACAACCCGTCGCTGATGCGCGCGCTGGCGCGGCACCTGCCCGCCGCCCGGCTGGCGACGAGCGACGAGTTCGGGCTGCCCCGCGACGCGAAGGAGGCGTACCTGACCGCGTTGCTCGGCTGGCTCACCTGGCACGGTGTCCCGGCGAACCTGCCGGAGGCGACCGGCGCACGCGGACCCCGGCTGCTCGGCAGCATCACCCCGGGCGCGCACCCGCTGTCGATGCCCGCTCCACATCCGGTGACCGTCACCCGTCTGCGGGTAGCGGCCCACCCGGACCAACCGATAGGAGTGCCTGATGCACCCAGTTGA